A window of the Canis lupus baileyi chromosome 8, mCanLup2.hap1, whole genome shotgun sequence genome harbors these coding sequences:
- the RPE65 gene encoding retinoid isomerohydrolase isoform X2: MSIQVEHPAGGYKKLFETVEELSSPLTAHVTGRIPLWLTGSLLRCGPGLFEVGSEPFYHLFDGQALLHKFDFKEGHVTYHRRFFSYFRGVEVTDNALVNVYPVGEDYYACTETNFITKINPETLETIKQVDLCNYVSVNGATAHPHIENDGTVYNIGNCFGKNFSIAYNIVKIPPLQADKEDPITKSEVVVQFPCSDRFKPSYVHSFGLTPNYIVFVETPVKINLLKFLSSWSLWGANYMDCFESNETMGVWLHIADKKRKKYLNNKYRTSSFNLFHHINTYEDNEFLIVDLCCWKGFEFVYNYLYLANLRENWEEVKKNARKAPQPEVRRYVLPLNIDKADTGKNLVTLPNTTATATLRSDETIWLEPEVLFSGPRQAFEFPQINYQKYGGKPYTYAYGLGLNHFVPDRLCKLNVKTKETWVWQEPDSYPSEPIFVSHPDALEEDDGVVLSVVVSPGAGQKPAYLLILNAKDLSEVARAEVEINIPVTFHGLFKKS, encoded by the exons ATGTCCATCCA AGTGGAGCATCCCGCCGGCGGTTACAAGAAGCTGTTTGAAACCGTGGAAGAGCTGTCGTCGCCGCTCACCGCCCACGTGACAG GCAGGATCCCGCTCTGGCTCACGGGCAGTCTCCTCCGATGCGGACCGGGGCTCTTCGAGGTTGGATCTGAACCATTTTACCACCTGTTTGACGGACAAGCCCTTCTGCACAAGTTCGACTTTAAAGAAGGACACGTCACCTATCACAGAAG GTTTTTTTCTTACTTCCGAGGAGTGGAGGTCACTGACAATGCCCTTGTTAACGTCTACCCAGTAGGGGAAGATTACTACGCCTGCACGGAGACCAACTTCATTACAAAGATTAATCCTGAGACCCTGGAGACAATTAAGCAG GTTGATCTCTGCAACTACGTCTCTGTCAATGGAGCCACCGCTCACCCCCACATTGAAAATGATGGGACTGTTTACAACATTGGTAATTGCTTTGGGAAAAATTTTTCGATTGCCTACAATATTGTAAAGATCCCTCCACTCCAAGCAG ACAAGGAAGATCCAATAACCAAGTCCGAGGTCGTCGTACAATTCCCCTGCAGCGACCGATTCAAGCCATCGTACGTCCATAG TTTTGGTTTGACTCCCAACTATATTGTTTTTGTGGAGACGCCAGTCAAAATTAACCTGCTCAAGTTCCTTTCTTCGTGGAGTCTTTGGGGAGCCAACTACATGGATTGTTTTGAGTCCAATGAAACCATGGGG gTTTGGCTTCACATCgctgacaaaaaaagaaaaaagtatctcAATAATAAGTACAGGACCTCTTCCTTTAATCTCTTCCATCATATCAATACTTACGAAGACAATGAGTTTCTGATTGTGGATCTCTGCTGCTGGAAAGG attTGAATTCGTCTACAATTACTTGTATTTAGCCAATTTACGTGAGAACTGGGAAGAGgtgaaaaaaaatgccagaaagGCTCCGCAGCCTGAAGTTAGGAGATACGTGCTTCCTCTGAATATCGACAAG GCCGACACAGGCAAGAACCTAGTCACCCTCCCCAACACGACGGCCACTGCAACTCTGCGCAGCGACGAGACCATCTGGCTGGAACCTGAGGTTCTCTTCTCAGGGCCTCGTCAAG CCTTTGAGTTTCCTCAAATCAACTATCAGAAGTATGGCGGGAAGCCTTACACGTACGCGTATGGACTTGGCTTGAATCACTTCGTTCCGGACAGG CTCTGCAAGCTGAACGTCAAGACTAAAGAAACGTGGGTATGGCAAGAGCCCGACTCATACCCATCAGAACCCATCTTTGTTTCTCACCCAGATGCCTTGGAAGAAGATGATG GTGTAGTTCTGAGTGTGGTGGTGAGCCCTGGGGCAGGACAAAAGCCTGCTTATCTTCTGATTCTGAATGCCAAGGATTTGAGTGAAGTTGCCAGGGCTGAAGTGGAGATTAACATCCCTGTCACCTTTCATGGACTGTTCAAAAAATCCTAA
- the RPE65 gene encoding retinoid isomerohydrolase isoform X1 — MSIQVEHPAGGYKKLFETVEELSSPLTAHVTGRIPLWLTGSLLRCGPGLFEVGSEPFYHLFDGQALLHKFDFKEGHVTYHRRFIRTDAYVRAMTEKRIVITEFGTCAFPDPCKNIFSRFFSYFRGVEVTDNALVNVYPVGEDYYACTETNFITKINPETLETIKQVDLCNYVSVNGATAHPHIENDGTVYNIGNCFGKNFSIAYNIVKIPPLQADKEDPITKSEVVVQFPCSDRFKPSYVHSFGLTPNYIVFVETPVKINLLKFLSSWSLWGANYMDCFESNETMGVWLHIADKKRKKYLNNKYRTSSFNLFHHINTYEDNEFLIVDLCCWKGFEFVYNYLYLANLRENWEEVKKNARKAPQPEVRRYVLPLNIDKADTGKNLVTLPNTTATATLRSDETIWLEPEVLFSGPRQAFEFPQINYQKYGGKPYTYAYGLGLNHFVPDRLCKLNVKTKETWVWQEPDSYPSEPIFVSHPDALEEDDGVVLSVVVSPGAGQKPAYLLILNAKDLSEVARAEVEINIPVTFHGLFKKS; from the exons ATGTCCATCCA AGTGGAGCATCCCGCCGGCGGTTACAAGAAGCTGTTTGAAACCGTGGAAGAGCTGTCGTCGCCGCTCACCGCCCACGTGACAG GCAGGATCCCGCTCTGGCTCACGGGCAGTCTCCTCCGATGCGGACCGGGGCTCTTCGAGGTTGGATCTGAACCATTTTACCACCTGTTTGACGGACAAGCCCTTCTGCACAAGTTCGACTTTAAAGAAGGACACGTCACCTATCACAGAAG GTTCATCCGCACCGATGCTTACGTCCGGGCAATGACCGAGAAAAGGATCGTCATAACGGAATTTGGCACCTGTGCGTTCCCAGATCCCTGCAAGAATATATTTTCCAG GTTTTTTTCTTACTTCCGAGGAGTGGAGGTCACTGACAATGCCCTTGTTAACGTCTACCCAGTAGGGGAAGATTACTACGCCTGCACGGAGACCAACTTCATTACAAAGATTAATCCTGAGACCCTGGAGACAATTAAGCAG GTTGATCTCTGCAACTACGTCTCTGTCAATGGAGCCACCGCTCACCCCCACATTGAAAATGATGGGACTGTTTACAACATTGGTAATTGCTTTGGGAAAAATTTTTCGATTGCCTACAATATTGTAAAGATCCCTCCACTCCAAGCAG ACAAGGAAGATCCAATAACCAAGTCCGAGGTCGTCGTACAATTCCCCTGCAGCGACCGATTCAAGCCATCGTACGTCCATAG TTTTGGTTTGACTCCCAACTATATTGTTTTTGTGGAGACGCCAGTCAAAATTAACCTGCTCAAGTTCCTTTCTTCGTGGAGTCTTTGGGGAGCCAACTACATGGATTGTTTTGAGTCCAATGAAACCATGGGG gTTTGGCTTCACATCgctgacaaaaaaagaaaaaagtatctcAATAATAAGTACAGGACCTCTTCCTTTAATCTCTTCCATCATATCAATACTTACGAAGACAATGAGTTTCTGATTGTGGATCTCTGCTGCTGGAAAGG attTGAATTCGTCTACAATTACTTGTATTTAGCCAATTTACGTGAGAACTGGGAAGAGgtgaaaaaaaatgccagaaagGCTCCGCAGCCTGAAGTTAGGAGATACGTGCTTCCTCTGAATATCGACAAG GCCGACACAGGCAAGAACCTAGTCACCCTCCCCAACACGACGGCCACTGCAACTCTGCGCAGCGACGAGACCATCTGGCTGGAACCTGAGGTTCTCTTCTCAGGGCCTCGTCAAG CCTTTGAGTTTCCTCAAATCAACTATCAGAAGTATGGCGGGAAGCCTTACACGTACGCGTATGGACTTGGCTTGAATCACTTCGTTCCGGACAGG CTCTGCAAGCTGAACGTCAAGACTAAAGAAACGTGGGTATGGCAAGAGCCCGACTCATACCCATCAGAACCCATCTTTGTTTCTCACCCAGATGCCTTGGAAGAAGATGATG GTGTAGTTCTGAGTGTGGTGGTGAGCCCTGGGGCAGGACAAAAGCCTGCTTATCTTCTGATTCTGAATGCCAAGGATTTGAGTGAAGTTGCCAGGGCTGAAGTGGAGATTAACATCCCTGTCACCTTTCATGGACTGTTCAAAAAATCCTAA